Proteins from a genomic interval of Zingiber officinale cultivar Zhangliang chromosome 2A, Zo_v1.1, whole genome shotgun sequence:
- the LOC122040227 gene encoding uncharacterized protein LOC122040227, whose translation MKGGKEAKSITLEEYAGFFHNPHLRHLLSHYQLNQIIVMHGFVKLHRWPKELILNAIESLDLMPPERSTVRERLKASVPLTMMSLEEAKQGIDALGWQECPLGSVLSFSAAGADVVETPSQTAPRARLNRPSAATARTGQQGKGGRRKRKRMKELALIDLPAALPM comes from the exons ATGAAAGGAGGGAAGGAGGCGAAGTCGATCACTCTGGAGGAATACGCCGGTTTCTTCCACAACCCTCATCTCCGCCACCTCCTCTCCCATTACCAGCTCAACCAG ATCATCGTTATGCATGGATTTGTGAAGCTGCATCGATGGCCAAAG GAGCTCATCCTGAATGCCATCGAGTCGCTCGACTTGATGCCTCCGGAGAGGTCCACCGTGCGGGAGCGGCTGAAGGCCTCGGTTCCTCTTACGATGATGTCGCTGGAAGAGGCGAAGCAGGGTATCGATGCACTTGGCTGGCAGGAGTGCCCCTTGGGCTCCGTTCTCTCCTTTAGCGCGGCGGGTGCAGATGTGGTGGAGACACCATCGCAGACCGCTCCGAGAGCTCGGCTCAATCGCCCCTCCGCTGCCACCGCTCGCACCGGCCAGCAGGGGAAGGGTGGTAGGAGGAAGAGGAAGCGAATGAAGGAGTTGGCTTTGATAGATTTGCCTGCTGCACTGccaatgtaa
- the LOC122044197 gene encoding uncharacterized protein LOC122044197 — protein sequence MALDLPARDTSAISKATASFADAKGRRVAVVETRGVTPLAEPFGPKASAAHLIRPRHGNCITVAHGHDSICAWVGDAIADPLPTIRRHRRVDVTAHVIRRPPPPLPPPISAVSSALPCTSFALRFCAMEVAASSADGGLGLGAGVDAWAAASLAIDGGESPERRTARMVREVIRESPVVVVGRRGCFMCHVIRQLLAAVGAHPTVIEMEEGESPAADAAALPALFIGGESVGGIEGLIALHLGGRLVPLLREAGA from the exons ATGGCACTCGACCTCCCCGCGCGAGATACGTCCGCCATAAGCAAAGCCACCGCTTCCTTTGCTGACGCAAAAGGTCGACGCGTGGCGGTCGTGGAGACACGCGGCGTCACTCCCTTGGCGGAACCTTTTGGGCCGAAAGCTTCGGCAGCACATCTGATCCGCCCCCGGCACGGCAACTGCATCACCGTCGCCCACGGACATGATTCGATCTGCGCC TGGGTCGGTGACGCCATCGCCGACCCGCTCCCCACTATTCGCCGTCACCGTCGCGTTGACGTCACCGCCCATGTGATCCGGAGGCCACCACCACCGCTTCCGCCGCCTATAAGTGCGGTTTCCTCTGCGCTGCCTTGCACCTCGTTCGCCCTTCGGTTCTGCGCCATGGAAGTGGCAGCGAGCTCGGCGGACGGGGGGTTGGGATTGGGGGCAGGAGTGGATGCGTGGGCGGCGGCGTCGCTGGCCATCGACGGTGGGGAGTCGCCGGAGAGGAGGACGGCGCGGATGGTAAGGGAGGTGATCCGGGAGAGCCCGGTGGTTGTGGTCGGCCGGCGTGGGTGCTTCATGTGCCATGTGATTCGACAGCTGCTGGCGGCGGTGGGCGCCCACCCCACGGTGATCGAGATGGAGGAAGGCGAATCGCCCGCCGCCGACGCTGCGGCTCTCCCCGCCCTCTTCATTGGCGGAGAGAGCGTGGGCGGGATCGAGGGGCTCATCGCGCTCCACCTCGGCGGCCGTCTCGTGCCGCTCCTCCGGGAGGCCGGCGCCTGA